CCCGCGCATCACTCCGCCCACCCTCAGTCCTGGGGATCATTACTTCAACCCCCCACAGTGGTATGTATCACATTCTAAAACAATCATCATTACTTTCTACCAAATGcgcgtttttataacattatgatATGAGGATCTTGCGCAATTGCGGTCGCACAAAAAATGCGGTTACCTCGATTCAAACAGGAAGTAGGAATAGGTATATTGGTTTGTTCAGcgataatataaactaattgaGTTGGGCAATTTCAATGAAAACCTATAAAATCTATTAGATATTTTTCCTCATactattaaataactttgaatgtTCTATAACAATCTTCTTCTTTATAGAAATCGGAACCTATGGAAGACGGAAGCTTTCTGAAGGATCAAACCAGCGGCTTCTACTCGGAAGGTTTCCACAGCGCGTCTCCATCATCTTCAAGTAAGGACTCCAACGGACATTCTCCACGCAGTGTGGGAAGCTCCGGCGAACCTTCGCCGTTCTACGATACCATGTCATTGAAAGCCAAGGCAAATCTTGGCATGCACTTAGACTCATTCCGTAATAGTCTACCATACAGTCTCCTAACTCCGCCCGGTTTTGAGCCGCGCAACAATGACGGCCGCGAGCCGTCCCCCGGCTACGAGACATCTTACTCCCCAAGAAATTTGGCACCCCCCGCTCACGTGTCAACCCCATTAGCACGTGCCGACGCCACCCCACCGAAATCACCCCCAAGGACACCTTCATCTCCCGACCGCGATCATGAGCGCAGATCTTTCGAGCGTTACCATGACTCTGGTTTCGATGGTATGGGACAAAAGCCTGATGGCGATGATGGCCGGGACGGCTCCGGTGACGAAGACTTTGACGACGAGCCCGGCCTCCGCGTCCCCGCCGTCAACTCCCACGGTAAAGTGAAGACATTTAAATGCAAACAGTGTGAATTCGTCGCCGTCACTAAACTAAGCTTCTGGGAACACAGCAAAGAGCACATCAAACCTGAAAAGATGTTGTGCTGCAGGAAGTGTCCCTTCGTGACAGAGTACAAACACCATCTCGAATATCACATGAGAAATCATTTGGGATCGAAGCCGTTCCAATGCACTCAGTGCTCATACTCGTGCGTCAACAAGTCTATGCTCAACTCGCACTTGAAGTCACATTCCAACGTGTATCAATATCGTTGCGCGGACTGTAACTACGCGACTAAATACTGCCACTCGCTCAAGTTACACTTGCGCAAGTACCAGCACAATCCAGCGATGGTACTTAACCCTGACGGCACGCCCAACCCTCTACCCATAATCGACGTGTACGGCACACGGCGCGGACCCAAACAGAAGCCGTTATCCAAGATGTTTGAGCCGCAACAATCCATGAACAACAATAACACGCCGCAGCCTCCACCACCGACACACCCGCTCTTCGGCAATCATTTCCCCGTAAACTTGCCGTATCTGCCACCACTTTTACCTCATTCATTCTTATTCCCGCCGAACAACAACTACGAACAAAGAACTTCGCCTAAACTCCTAGAGATGCAACCGGAGAAACCGCAACCTATTACGCCACCTCCGTCTCTACTACATCAACGCCTCTCTTTTGGCGAAAGACCAGAGAACGGCACCACATCGCCTCCTGTAAAATCTCCGGCGAGTTTGCCGCAAACGCCGACAACTCCCCGAGAGGCACCCGCCGCTGCGGCCAACGATGCTCTTGATCTTACGAATACCAAGACCAGCGAGGCAGGAACGCCACCTCCCAGCACAGAGCGAGCGACGCCTGTTACGCCGACCACCGCTCTTAAAAACAGGAGAAAAGGCCGCGCTTACAAGCTTCAACCGGCGGCGTTGCGCCTTCAACACGAGGATGAGAAAAATAGGGACATGGAGATCTCCGACTCAGAATCTGAGGGATCTGTTGAAGCGCCCGCTACGACACAGAGCTACTCGTGTCAATTCTGCGACATTACTTTCGGCGACCTGACGATGCACACGATTCACATGGGTTTCCACGGATACAACGACCCGTTCATGTGTAACAAGTGCGGGGAGCGCAGCGCCGACCGCGTCGCGTTCTTTATTCACCTCGGGAGAGCCCAGCACGCCTAGCTGTGAGTACGTAGTCATATAGTCCCTAGTCAACGCTTGCTCTTCATAGAGGCTACGGTACATTAACTTATTGTAGACTATATTTATTAAGGCCAAAGACTTTGTATTCTATGTAAAAGTGTAACGAAAGTGAATCGGATAGTTCAGACAAGTTTGTAATTAACTTAGAGTGCTTGATAAAGTTTCAAATTGTAACGATTCACTTTTGATTTCAATAGTTTGTGTTTAATCTTTATAGAACGAAGTTTGAAATAAGCAACAGATGACGAACTAGGAACGGTTTTCTTTAGTTGCTTGTTTTAAATTTCGcctttaatattatgtaaataggtacatttatGCTTACGTGTAGTAGATATAGTATAGGTAGTAGGTGTTTGTTACCCTGTGTAAGTAGGTGTAGCGTAGACAGAGTAGCAACGAGTGACCAATGTATAAACAAGACTGTAACTCTCGAGTAAGTACAAAACAGTTCATAGTTCACATTACTTTTAGTTTATAACTTGATATTGTCAAGAAGGTCTTATGTGTAAGtcctatttatttcaattacgcTTCTTCTAAACGTCACATTTCGTAAACCGTAGGTATCAATTCACCACATTTGCGTGGAACATTtggtaaatgttatttatttttaaccttaaCAAAACACGTATGTATTGTATTCGTGCTATATATAGCTCTTTTGTTGCGAAATGTAACATTATAGAAGAACAATTTAGTTTACGGCTGTACATTGAACACAATAAACGGTAAAGTTACCTATTAGTCATAGTGTTAAACAGtagaataaaacataaaaaattacaataacaatataatgtatattataattaaaacagagTGTATTTATGAAGTGCGaagaaagattttattttatttatttatccttacTGTAGTGTGTGCGGATGTCGTGATTCTGTATCGTGGCATTTTGATTTCGATATTGTTGTTCGTATGTCGCAATATGACCTTGCTTTGTTAAAACAATACTGTTACattgttacacataaaaaacaaacatcacaTCGACATAACTTGTATGACTTTTTTTATTCGACTCGTTGCAGTCAATTGtgactataaaaataacttgtcGAATAAAAAATGGGTAAAATATGCATAAAAGTTAGGTACTTAGGTATAAAAAATGTCATGTAATCAACATTGAAATACAACAAGGTTATTTCAAGTAATAATTGCTTAGTCGCAAAAACGACGACCGTTGTAAATCTGTTGTacattaatgaattattgtaataaagtttaatgtaTGAAATTGAATGTAAATTATTGATGAATGAATTTTGTGTGCtggatacataataaaattgaaagttttatcttaatttgacattttatttatagcctccctttcaaattaaaaaagtatgcaCCACTTAACTTCGTGCACCTCGATATAGCAACAGGCCACCGCGAGAAGTGCGGGTGTTGTGTGAAAGGACGAGACAGTTGTTAGGTCAACATCACCAGCACTTTTCTCAGGTCTCTTGTAAAGTCATACACATTCATAAAagtatatgaagttatgaaagacttttatagagttttgtttcttttactccttagcgaaagaaaaaagagaaaacatattatagtagttgtttaactaaagtaggtttatagtgtgtttatgaataagagggatagacTTTACACCTAAATCTTCCTGTCTATGAAGAAAAAGAAGCAAAGACGGTTGCCCATGACATTCCTAATCTGTCCAAACATTTAACCAAACAAAGTACAGTGGTCCAATGAAGTATACGGCGATGCAAATGTCGCATCAAATTGATAATCTCCTCCTTTTTTAGAGTCGGTTAAAGGCATCTATAAAGTGTCATGGATTCAATAATGTGAAGAGCTTCCCAACAGCTCAAGTATTCGTGACTCATATAGCAATCAACGAGGCTTCTTTAAACACTAACTGAAgactaaataaacaaataattctgataattcttTCGTCATTGAGACTTGACAGATTAATTACCGGTGAGTAGTAAGAGAGATAATACATAGTAAAAGCCTAATAGGCAAGCTGCTCAATACAAATTGTGTAAAACAATTAGTCAAAATTAGACCCTCAGATACATGTCGACAAGTTGATGTCGGTGGATTTATAAAGGCAGTCTTTACAAGTTCCAAAAATCTTAGGAAATGTTCACATCTAAACGTTGACAAAAGAAAATGAGGCTTTCtaaataatctaatattatgCTTTAACTATCAATTCTTACGCCCAAAAGGCTGAACAGAATTCAGCAATACTTTAAGTGGTGATAGAACGAAAGCTGAGAATCAATGTACTTAGATACATATTTAATCAAAAGTTATGCAGGTACAGCCTAAATCCGAAGCTCTAGTCTAACAACTAAGTTGTCAGCTTTGTCACTGTATTACTTATCAAGATTACAATTAAGACttctgtgtattttcaaagtaaacTAGCTTTATTGAATAGACCACCATCAGCTTGTACAAGCCAGGtcattgatgttttaaattctgaatgttgaaTACCTGCCCGTCGCGAACCTTACTTTCAAAGCTTTCAAGTATAACTCTGTCTTCATATCGACGATGTCTTggaaaaaggtcaggtgcgtagtactcgttgCCGGCAATCACATATGACAAGATGCatgatgtgaatgaggcaattGAAGTTTGTACGGAACCTaataactcccggtttctgaggtacatttagcggtagtttatctattcaaaagcgcttaaactgatataaaaaaacgttatcgaatacataaactaccgctaaatgtagtcaGTAACCAGGGGTAAGTGACTTTGTGAGTTCTTTGGTCTGTTTttttgcctacccctacgggaaaatgtgattttatgtatgtatgaagcTATAACTGACTTGTGCTTCGGAAgcttaaaacatatttagaattaattaactCTCTTTCCTTAAAGGTTTACAAAGCAATATCAAAATttacgtaattatttattattagcattaggtgcataataatattgtctctATAGTTACACTGTACAGTCGCAAGCAAAAATATTAACCCGTTTATTAAATGTTAACCCATaggtaacaaaacaaacaaacatgtctGATAGGCATTTGCTTCATGTAAAGCACTACCAGTGTTTCACATGGAGCAAATGCAATCAGCTGCGCCTCGTGAGACTGTAGGCCAACTCTAAGGTAGTTGcaagaaaggttaggctgatgAGTTGTACAGTGGTACGCCGCTTCGCTCTGGTACAAAGTTTCAGGAACTACTTTAGCAGCTGaatgttaaagttaaaaatgaTTGTTGAACTTGAAAGTAGCCTGTGTTTGGCCCTTGGTCATCAACAACACCcacgtaatttttttatcaaaataattagctTCACCATAACAGCGTAACAGATAGACTGGCAGGATTTCACTAATATTGTATTACTAAGAATAACTCAATATGAATTTCACtcattaataaagtaatttaattacattgcCAAACATGAGCAACATTTTTGCTCATTACTGTACAATTGACCGTGACTTGCGACTAAAGCACTAAAACTCTTATCATTTGAATATTTCCCTGTATTCAGTTTAACCAAGACTTTACCTGGTAGCCATTatgttttcctttttatttcaatttacgaGACCATTccagattttaatttatttaccttattttGCAACACGTCTGCGGAGgatatttagaaaataacttagttatttatagtattatatcGTATGGTTGGTTAACCTAGAGTTAAAGAGGTCAGCTGTGAAACCAGCAATAGCTACTTTACGTCCGCTTTGCTGCTCTTAAGAAAGGAATTTGATAACTTCAATTGCTTAACTTTACAATCACGACAGGAAaactcaacaaatatttttagcgGTCACAACTTTTCAACTTCGCGTTGCATTTTCATTACCTAATACTATACGCGCTCAATCACGCAAAACTATTGAACTGTATTCAATACAATACACTGATAGATAATAACCTAGGTTAACACGAGCGTTTCTCTATCTTGGGAAATCTTTGCACACTTACAGAGCCTtgggcctcgagtccaccacgctggccgagtgcggATTGGGAACTTGGTCAGCGGGAAATGTGTTGAAAATCTTTTAGTCATGCAatatttcatcacaatgttttccttcgtcagtgctaaataataattatttctaatgcacattTAACTTCTTACAGTCATAGAGGTAGATATGTTGCCTCGGGCCCAAACTGTCGATCATTTACCAGAATTCGAGTATACCACTCAGGTATCACAGCTAAGCACTAGCAGGTTTTAGTTATTAAGATGAAAATGTCCGACAAACTCACTTTTTAAAACGGTTACCCACAATCGAGCAACAAGTCAAATAGAAAACGTTCTTAGCATTAcatattcttttgttttcaaCTCAATTGTTACTGTCGAGTATTTTTTTACCACACAATACTATTTTTATGTCACCGTAACGGGTAAAAACTTTTCATGAATATTGATACATCACGTTCGCAATGaaggtatttttgtaaaactgctatttaaaacatacatatgttaAATTTGTACGAATATTCTACTTGGTAACGATACGGTTCATTCTGTATCTTTCATTATACGTGTTCCGCGTTGAATTTAGTTATTTCGTGTGTTATTTTTagctatccatactaatattataaatgcgaaagtaactctgtctgtctgtctgtctgctactcaatcacgcctaaactactgaaccaatttgcatgaaatttggtacagagataatttgatacccgagaaaggacataggctatatatcatcacgctacgaccaaaaggagcagagtaccagtaaacaatgttacaaaaacggtgaaaaatTTCACCCCTTCTCTCTtattattggacgcaagcgtagttgcgcgggtcagctagttttagtaataaattaaacaactagtagattgataataatatgcgtGTTCTGTTACGCGTACACGATTGCTTGCCACGAGGTAATGGGCCTGTTTTATGGATCGGAATAAATACTAGTGATATGGGGTTTACCTATTCATTTTAGATATAAGTGGGACCACACTCAAGCCACGTGTTTTCAATGGCTTTTCAGAATAACAACAGTTTTGTAAGGTTGATACTCACGCCTAAAGGTTTTACAGAATCCGGCTTCTGGAACAGCTAGAACTACAAATTTTCTACGATTCTTCCTATTGGCTAGAATATAATACTAGTATAATATAGAACAGCATTTCAAATGCCTGTAATTTAAGCCTTCTAGCCTACCTAcataatgttaattataaacGTGTCGTAAATACGCTTCTAACAATAACttaattgtttacttaattaacaaaagaacatattattaattcaataaacatAGCACCATATTTACTCCACGTAAAAATAACCTCGACATCTGTGAATAActgaaagaaaaagaaatattgtaaaaaaaaatattatatcacgaATTGTGGCTTTAGTTTTAAATAGAGCTGATCAGTATACGTAATGGAGAGAAAGGTTTTAACTACTAGTCAAAACagattatctttataaaatgtcaaaaaatgtTCATTCGTAAGTTAGCATACGTACTAGCTTTGACGTCATAAGTATAGTATAATGTGTTGGGatcaaaaaaattaagttattgtCATTCTTTTATGAATGTCAAAAAACGAAACAGAAAATCTCTTTGACTGTTCGGTAATACCGCCAAATAACtcatttgttaattattttcagtACACAATACTATAGTCCAACGATTATTCAGAGAGTCCCGAAAACAAAGTGAACACTCGGCAAtcgttaagaaaatattgacaaaaactCTGA
Above is a window of Anticarsia gemmatalis isolate Benzon Research Colony breed Stoneville strain chromosome 2, ilAntGemm2 primary, whole genome shotgun sequence DNA encoding:
- the hb gene encoding zinc finger protein hunchback, which translates into the protein MISCASPAGMAPAHHSAHPQSWGSLLQPPTVKSEPMEDGSFLKDQTSGFYSEGFHSASPSSSSKDSNGHSPRSVGSSGEPSPFYDTMSLKAKANLGMHLDSFRNSLPYSLLTPPGFEPRNNDGREPSPGYETSYSPRNLAPPAHVSTPLARADATPPKSPPRTPSSPDRDHERRSFERYHDSGFDGMGQKPDGDDGRDGSGDEDFDDEPGLRVPAVNSHGKVKTFKCKQCEFVAVTKLSFWEHSKEHIKPEKMLCCRKCPFVTEYKHHLEYHMRNHLGSKPFQCTQCSYSCVNKSMLNSHLKSHSNVYQYRCADCNYATKYCHSLKLHLRKYQHNPAMVLNPDGTPNPLPIIDVYGTRRGPKQKPLSKMFEPQQSMNNNNTPQPPPPTHPLFGNHFPVNLPYLPPLLPHSFLFPPNNNYEQRTSPKLLEMQPEKPQPITPPPSLLHQRLSFGERPENGTTSPPVKSPASLPQTPTTPREAPAAAANDALDLTNTKTSEAGTPPPSTERATPVTPTTALKNRRKGRAYKLQPAALRLQHEDEKNRDMEISDSESEGSVEAPATTQSYSCQFCDITFGDLTMHTIHMGFHGYNDPFMCNKCGERSADRVAFFIHLGRAQHA